GGGCCGCCATCCGGAGTGGGAACCACGCGGGAGACGCAAAGCGGCAGAAGCGGGAGGGAGTGGCGAGACCGAACTGGGTCTGTTCCCCGCCGTTCgtcgcggcgaagaaggcagtggAGAAGGACTGGAGGCATGGGGCGATGGACGCTTGGCCGGCCGGCAAGGCCGCAGCTTGCCTGCTGGTCGAGGTTGCTTCAGCGGAGCCTTTCTCACGCCGGTTCGGCCAAACGGCaagcgggaagaagcgcagcgaaGCGGCGGCCTCGTCTGTTTCGACCGGCCTTCAGAACCacccttctcgccctcgaagGTCCGTCCTtgtcctccgccttcttcctttcctttttcccgaGATTTTGCGGCCGATGCAGCGGCcgcgctgtcttcgccaAGGGGACAGAGCGGGAAGCAAAAGACGGTCTGTTTCGTCGAGCGCGAGACGGGCTCTTTCTACCCTTTCTCCTCGGGGGCGAGgcaacgcgaagaagcgcgaagacgcagagacgagcagTTGACGAAGGCGCTGTCCCGGTGGATAGGCCCGGCCGCAGGGCGACAAGAGGGTTTGGATGACGCGGCAAAGTACACGTTTCCtgctttcgtcttttctcgcacCGGACAAgatctctcgccgtcttccagGAGGCGGCAGATTGTTTCGGCGTTCTACGCTcagaaagaaaggagcaaCGCGCGGCGCTGGAGATCCCTGTCGGCGGGCGGCTACCGCGGGGGACGCGTGCGCGAGTCCAGCTCGGCGACCCGGAGACACGAGGACGGGAAACTCCGGAGCACAAGCCGTTTGAGTGTCGCGGGAGACCCAGAGCTGACCTCGGACCTGTCCCTGGTTCCGGGTCTCTGGGGCTGGCCGTGGTATCACGCCATCTACGGCCAGTTGGACCCGAGACTGGGTGCCCAGCGCGACTTGCTCCTGCTGCGTGAGCAGCGAAGAAATCTGTCTCGCGGGGTGCAAAAGATCGTGCCGGCGCTCTCGGAGTGGCGGGAGTCTGTGGCGGCCGAACGCGAGTCGCTCGAGAATTTGGAACGGACGCGGGACGCGCTGGAGGCGCGGACTCGCCAGAAGCTTGCCATCATTGAAGAGGAGatcggaagcgagaggcacaAGGCGACAGCGCTCCGCTCCCTGTTGAACGAGGTGAAGGAGGagaacgcgtctctccacgcgcTCCTCCCAGAGCGTGAAGAGCGCATTCAGAAGCTCCAAGAAGCTCTGCAAGGTCAGGCGAAAGAGCAGAGTGAACGCGAGGAGGCTTTCttgggagagaaaaagggccTTGAACTGCAGTtgctcgagaaggaagagagactgagGCAGCAAGacgcgcgaacgcgagagcagGCAGCACTGATTGCCTCCCTTGCTGAACAGGCAGAAGGACGCCTGGAAAGACTAACAACCTTGCAGAAAGAACTGCTGCAAGTCCGGGCCGAGAAAACGGACAAAAGGGCCGCAGGCGGCGGCGACCTGCAAGTCCCGTCCCACAGGGAAACGCTTTCAGAGGCCGGGACTGGTCGCCGAGTTCTGACGGTTCGCGGAGCGAAGCTGAGGGATTCCTCGCCGGAgcaggcgacagacgagaaggcaggcAGGCGCttgtcgcgcctctccggccGCCGCACTCTCACGCTCGCTCccccgagaaacgcgaaggccgcCTCGGCTctcgacgcgcgagacggaaaCACTGCAAAGACTGAGGCTCCATCAAGACAGAAAGGTGAGCAGGAGCGTCTGGAAACTCGAGACCGTTCGGAAGACGACGCCGTGTCAAACATCATGCGCCGGCGACTCAGACAGAGCCTGTTAGAGAGCATCAGCCGGCAGTCGCGTGACTTGGAAGAGCTACTTCATGACCCTGTTCTTGACCGTGTCGTGAGTCTTTCAAAGCTCGAGGCGCCGAGCCGCGGAAAGTCCCCTGCGTCGCCCGCTGCGTACCACAGAGGGGTCGGCTCGCTACTTGGGCCCGACCCCGCAGAGACCGACGTGGGGAGGCTGGTTTCCGCGGCCTATTTGAGCTCGTACAAAACCGCGAAGGAACGGCTTCCTGGGCTTGTCCCGGACCTTCCTGAGGACGTTCTGAGGGCCCCGAAGAAAGGTTTCGCGGAGTCTCCGCGTCGATACTCAagacaagaagaggggaaaagctCCGACCGCTGGCGGGCcaggcggcgcctgctgctgtcttctcgaGCTGCCGAAGCCTTCGAGAGACCGCGGAGGATGGACGACCCCGACGTCCGGACAATCCCctctgcgctcttcttcgggcgcagggaagggcgagagacgcgcgaggcgagcgagagggggaGGTCGGGCGCTGGAGACCGGAGGTCTCGTGCTGAGACGAAGGAGTTgacaagagaagaaatcATCCAGAGAGCGTTCGGCAAAGCCGCCCTGCCGCAGCCTTTCGCGTCCGTCCGttcggcgtcgccttccagGGAGTGCCCAGAGCACGAGCAGCGACAGTCCACCGACGAACGAAAGACCGAccgtggaagcgagagacgggaagaggaggacagCGAACCTCTCAATGAGCTACACAAAATGAGAAGAGCTAAGGCTGCAGCTCTGCTGCTTCACTTGAAACTCGGTGTCGCGGCAACTCAGGCAGACCTAGCGGCTCTCAAGTCAACGGTacagcggcagagagacgtcCTTTCCGACAGCCACCGGGCATATATTCCACCGAGATGAAAGGGGCGGCAACCGAGTAGCCAAGACAAGTTGAAGAGTGACGCAGCGATGGCGACGAGAGACGTGGTGCTCTTCTGACAACATGATCAGATATCTTTCTTCTATGGAGTGCACCCGAGGGGCACCAAGGACGCAGAAATCTCGCGGAGTCGGTGCTCTTCAAAGCAGAACAGAGCGGCGTAGAAGCCTCTGTCTACGAGGGCCTCCCGATCTCCCCCCTTTCGAGGTTTTTTTAAGTGAGAAGCTCCACTGCGGTCGAACGCGACGGCTCCACATTTTCGGGAACAACGCGGAGAGGACGGGGCGCGATCCGAAACGGTGTCCTTTGGCGCGCTATCGCTTCGCATTTTCGCAACTCGTGGAGTATCCGAACGAAGATAGTCCGTTCGGTTTCGTGGAAGCAACGGGAAGCTGTatcttctgcttcgtttGTGTCCCAAGACCACACCTAGAGCTTGCAGAACACAGCCGAGCGAGGGGCTTTCCTTGTCTGCTTGCGTGCTTGCAAGGTTAAATCCTCGAAAAGATTAGGACAGAAACTGTTTTCGAAAAGCGAGcgaaacgggagacgaagTGTAGGAAAGTCGCGATAGAGAGGTTCAATGTACCCACCTTTTTTGTCCCGTAGGGGGGGATCCGTTCACTTTCTACTCGGCAGGGGGGCTAGGTTGTTTTTCAGACCAGCGCGATTTGGCGCTCTACGTGCCAGCCTGCAGACGCTTTCGAGTTTTactttctttttccaggaAAACCCCCCGGTTTGGCACATGTGAACTATACAGAGTCCTAGCGACTACAGAAGCAAATCGAGGGTATTTCTTATCTACATTGatcgcgtctttctctcgagtcGAGCGTCATTCGGTGGACGGGAACCTCCGACCATCTGCCACCAAAAAGAGGCCTCcggtcgccttcctcctttcgCACAGCGAAGAACAGCCTAGCAGTGCTGTATGGTGCAAAATGCTGTTAAACCGGTGTCGTTTTTGGGTGTGCATTTTTTTTACAAACTCAGAAAAGTTTGCAATCCTATCTCAGATTACCACTCCCATTACGATGGTGACGCTGATCATACTAGCATCTGAGTAGtcgttctctgtcgccgTTGACACGGTTCGCAACGTATTGTGTCTCGAACATAAACGGTGTGCAATACCCTCAGTGTCGTAGGATATTGAATCCACGA
This sequence is a window from Neospora caninum Liverpool complete genome, chromosome V. Protein-coding genes within it:
- a CDS encoding putative 200 kDa antigen p200, with product MFTRRNKRNEASYRGERLAALSPRLSLSPARAASPRGTPADEKQVSAAPVLEEGEAGDAGAAARETARVGDRAEDWGARRGHSRDEQLDGDREAHEEEWTDARRKGHFGEGGRRVDGTGGVCQAPAAEPVKCTLPSEQTPRLSEVGSAEKEEEAARVPLACLSCVATCAAVPPSPALVHACLYAAATPSRSVPEKVSIAPPYQLLPRARPRRDASRVRRFDSLLLDAPLERRAVSAGERGPRSSRYRASEEGTRILSKDAFRVVTHSPLMSARGRHPEWEPRGRRKAAEAGGSGETELGLFPAVRRGEEGSGEGLEAWGDGRLAGRQGRSLPAGRGCFSGAFLTPVRPNGKREEAQRSGGLVCFDRPSEPPFSPSKVRPCPPPSSFPFSRDFAADAAAALSSPRGQSGKQKTVCFVERETGSFYPFSSGARQREEARRRRDEQLTKALSRWIGPAAGRQEGLDDAAKYTFPAFVFSRTGQDLSPSSRRRQIVSAFYAQKERSNARRWRSLSAGGYRGGRVRESSSATRRHEDGKLRSTSRLSVAGDPELTSDLSLVPGLWGWPWYHAIYGQLDPRLGAQRDLLLLREQRRNLSRGVQKIVPALSEWRESVAAERESLENLERTRDALEARTRQKLAIIEEEIGSERHKATALRSLLNEVKEENASLHALLPEREERIQKLQEALQGQAKEQSEREEAFLGEKKGLELQLLEKEERLRQQDARTREQAALIASLAEQAEGRLERLTTLQKELLQVRAEKTDKRAAGGGDLQVPSHRETLSEAGTGRRVLTVRGAKLRDSSPEQATDEKAGRRLSRLSGRRTLTLAPPRNAKAASALDARDGNTAKTEAPSRQKGEQERLETRDRSEDDAVSNIMRRRLRQSLLESISRQSRDLEELLHDPVLDRVVSLSKLEAPSRGKSPASPAAYHRGVGSLLGPDPAETDVGRLVSAAYLSSYKTAKERLPGLVPDLPEDVLRAPKKGFAESPRRYSRQEEGKSSDRWRARRRLLLSSRAAEAFERPRRMDDPDVRTIPSALFFGRREGRETREASERGRSGAGDRRSRAETKELTREEIIQRAFGKAALPQPFASVRSASPSRECPEHEQRQSTDERKTDRGSERREEEDSEPLNELHKMRRAKAAALLLHLKLGVAATQADLAALKSTVQRQRDVLSDSHRAYIPPR